A region from the Wansuia hejianensis genome encodes:
- a CDS encoding acetate/propionate family kinase has protein sequence MKVLIINCGSSSLKYQLIDSDTEEVLAKGLCERIGIDGRLVYQKAGCDKEITEAPMPTHKEGIQMVLDALTNEKTGAISSLSEIDAIGHRVVHGGEKFACSAIVDTAMIDALEECTELAPLHNPANLIGIHVCQELMPGVPMVGVFDTAFHQTMPEKAYLYGLPYEYYEKYKVRRYGFHGTSHSFVSKELAKFLGIDINHSKLIVCHLGNGASVSAVVDGKCVDTSMGMTPLEGLVMGTRSGNVDPAILEFIAKKENLDLAGVMNVLNKKSGVYGLSKGLSSDFRDLEEASASGNVYATKALDVFCYHVTKTIGAYVAAMNGVDAIAFTAGIGENAPIVREAVVKNLEYLGVKLDEEQNQLRGKNTKISAEDSKVAVCVIPTNEELAICRETVALLK, from the coding sequence GAGAGAATCGGAATCGACGGAAGGCTGGTATATCAGAAAGCCGGCTGTGACAAGGAGATTACAGAAGCCCCTATGCCGACTCATAAAGAGGGAATTCAGATGGTGCTGGATGCCCTGACCAATGAGAAAACCGGCGCGATCAGCAGCCTGTCGGAGATCGATGCGATCGGCCACCGTGTAGTGCATGGCGGTGAAAAATTCGCCTGCTCTGCAATCGTAGATACGGCAATGATTGATGCCCTGGAAGAGTGCACGGAGCTCGCTCCTCTTCATAATCCGGCTAACCTGATCGGCATACACGTATGCCAGGAGCTGATGCCGGGAGTTCCGATGGTTGGCGTATTCGATACCGCTTTCCACCAGACGATGCCGGAAAAGGCGTATCTGTACGGCCTTCCCTATGAATACTATGAGAAATACAAGGTGAGAAGATATGGTTTCCACGGTACCTCCCACAGCTTTGTATCCAAAGAGCTGGCCAAATTCCTGGGAATAGATATCAATCATTCCAAGCTGATCGTATGTCATCTGGGCAACGGTGCTTCTGTCAGCGCAGTGGTGGATGGTAAATGTGTGGACACCAGCATGGGGATGACGCCGCTGGAAGGTTTGGTCATGGGAACCCGTTCCGGCAATGTGGACCCGGCGATCCTGGAGTTCATTGCTAAAAAAGAGAACCTGGATCTGGCAGGCGTGATGAATGTATTGAATAAGAAGTCCGGTGTATACGGATTGTCCAAAGGGCTTTCCAGCGATTTCAGAGATTTAGAGGAAGCATCTGCCTCCGGCAATGTATATGCAACCAAAGCGTTGGATGTATTCTGCTACCATGTGACCAAGACCATTGGAGCATATGTGGCGGCTATGAACGGAGTGGACGCCATCGCGTTTACAGCAGGAATCGGGGAGAATGCGCCGATCGTGCGCGAAGCAGTCGTCAAGAATCTGGAATATCTGGGAGTCAAGCTGGATGAGGAACAGAATCAGCTTCGCGGCAAAAATACCAAGATTTCCGCTGAGGACTCCAAGGTGGCTGTCTGCGTTATTCCGACCAATGAGGAACTGGCGATCTGCCGCGAAACCGTCGCACTGTTGAAGTAA
- a CDS encoding YceD family protein, which yields MLLDLSKVLLQDGKALETSVELEMNELVFQMGKFSIARKSPLQVAVTNTGDRVLEIRGHGEVMLLIPCARCLTPVEYPMVLDFERTADMKLSEEEREERLEETNFMEGEQLNPEVLVRNELLINWPIRVLCKDDCKGICSRCGANLNVTACNCDTEQADPRMAAIRDIFSKYKEV from the coding sequence ATGTTACTGGATCTGTCAAAAGTGCTGTTACAGGATGGAAAAGCTCTCGAAACCAGCGTAGAGCTGGAGATGAATGAGCTTGTCTTCCAGATGGGAAAATTTTCCATAGCCAGAAAAAGCCCGCTTCAGGTTGCTGTGACCAATACCGGCGACCGCGTGCTGGAGATCAGAGGCCATGGAGAAGTAATGCTTTTGATTCCCTGTGCGAGATGTCTGACTCCGGTGGAATATCCGATGGTTCTGGATTTTGAACGGACTGCGGATATGAAGCTGTCGGAGGAGGAGCGGGAAGAACGGCTGGAGGAGACCAATTTCATGGAAGGAGAGCAGTTGAATCCGGAGGTGCTGGTGCGTAATGAGCTTTTAATCAATTGGCCGATTCGAGTGCTGTGTAAAGATGACTGTAAGGGAATCTGCAGCCGTTGTGGTGCGAACCTGAACGTTACCGCCTGTAACTGTGATACAGAGCAGGCCGACCCGCGAATGGCTGCTATCAGAGATATATTCAGTAAGTATAAGGAGGTGTAA
- the rpmF gene encoding 50S ribosomal protein L32, with translation MSICPKNKSSKARRDQRRANWKMSAPNLVKCSKCGALMMPHRVCKACGTYNKKQVIAVDE, from the coding sequence ATGTCCATCTGTCCAAAGAATAAATCATCCAAGGCAAGAAGAGACCAGAGAAGAGCAAACTGGAAGATGTCCGCTCCGAACTTGGTAAAATGCAGCAAATGTGGCGCACTGATGATGCCTCACAGAGTATGCAAGGCTTGCGGCACTTATAATAAAAAACAGGTTATTGCCGTAGACGAATAA
- the plsX gene encoding phosphate acyltransferase PlsX, which produces MGELVRVVVDAMGGDYAPAEPVKGAVDALNENDHIFVYLAGKEELIRQELSKYTYPKDRLEIVPADEVIETGEPPVKAIQSKKNSSLVAGLTMVRKGMADAIVSSGSTGAVLVGGQAIVRKVKGVERAPLAPLIPTEKGVALLIDCGATVDARPSHLVQFAVMGSIYMESVMGVKKPRVALVNIGAEEEKGNELVKETFPLLKENKNINFIGNIEARDIPKGAADVVVTEAFVGNVILKLYEGVGAVLISKVKSGMMASLRSKIGALLVKPALKQTLKSFDVSEYGGAPLLGLRGLVVKTHGSSKAVEFKNSILQCIQFKEQDLSGKIQEHLSEKE; this is translated from the coding sequence ATGGGAGAGCTGGTCAGGGTTGTAGTGGATGCCATGGGCGGAGACTATGCGCCGGCAGAACCGGTTAAGGGCGCTGTAGATGCATTGAATGAAAATGATCATATATTTGTATATCTGGCGGGTAAGGAAGAGCTGATCCGCCAGGAACTGTCTAAATATACGTATCCGAAGGACAGACTGGAGATTGTTCCGGCCGATGAAGTCATTGAGACCGGTGAGCCTCCGGTGAAAGCGATTCAGAGCAAGAAGAACTCTTCTCTGGTGGCCGGGCTAACGATGGTGCGCAAGGGCATGGCCGACGCCATTGTTTCTTCCGGGAGCACTGGAGCCGTGCTGGTGGGAGGCCAGGCTATCGTCCGGAAGGTGAAGGGGGTGGAGCGTGCTCCGCTGGCCCCATTGATTCCCACAGAGAAAGGCGTTGCCCTGCTGATTGACTGCGGCGCCACTGTAGATGCGCGGCCGTCGCATCTTGTACAGTTCGCTGTGATGGGATCTATCTACATGGAATCGGTCATGGGAGTGAAGAAGCCCAGAGTTGCTCTGGTGAACATCGGCGCGGAAGAAGAAAAGGGCAATGAGTTGGTAAAAGAGACCTTCCCGCTTCTGAAGGAGAACAAGAATATTAATTTTATTGGTAATATAGAGGCGAGAGACATCCCCAAGGGCGCCGCTGACGTAGTTGTGACAGAGGCGTTCGTCGGTAATGTCATTCTCAAGCTGTACGAAGGTGTGGGGGCAGTGCTGATCAGCAAGGTGAAATCGGGTATGATGGCTTCCCTGCGCAGCAAAATCGGCGCCCTTCTGGTGAAGCCGGCCCTGAAGCAGACGTTGAAAAGCTTTGACGTGAGCGAATACGGTGGTGCGCCGTTGCTGGGCCTGCGGGGGCTTGTGGTCAAGACGCATGGCAGCTCAAAGGCTGTGGAATTCAAAAATTCGATTCTGCAGTGCATCCAGTTTAAGGAGCAGGACCTGAGCGGTAAGATACAGGAGCACTTATCCGAAAAGGAATGA
- the acpP gene encoding acyl carrier protein, which translates to MELEKLKAVIAGVLNVDIDEITPETTFLEDLGADSLDLFQIIMGIEEEFDIEISTKVVEKIVSVGDAVEQIKLAIG; encoded by the coding sequence ATGGAACTGGAAAAGTTAAAGGCAGTGATTGCCGGAGTCCTGAATGTAGATATCGATGAGATCACACCGGAGACTACTTTTTTGGAAGATCTGGGGGCAGATTCTCTGGATTTGTTCCAGATTATTATGGGAATCGAGGAAGAGTTCGATATTGAAATTTCGACGAAGGTAGTTGAAAAAATTGTGTCTGTGGGGGATGCAGTGGAACAGATCAAACTGGCAATCGGATAA
- the rnc gene encoding ribonuclease III encodes MMKELARLRELEQKSGYRFRKFEWLELAMRHSSYTNEHHMARLECNERLEFLGDAVLELVSSEFLYKNYPELAEGELTKLRASLVCEPTLAYDARELDLGVYLLLGKGEEATGGRQRDSVISDAMEAVIGAIFMDGGFEEAKKFILRYILDDVEHKQLFHDSKTLLQELIHRDSEEEIRYEILEEIGPDHDKSFRAQVCVGDRPLGEGTGRTKKSAEQKAAYHAICQIKNK; translated from the coding sequence ATGATGAAGGAATTAGCGAGATTAAGAGAACTGGAACAGAAGTCGGGCTACCGGTTCAGGAAATTTGAATGGCTGGAACTGGCCATGCGTCACAGCTCCTATACGAATGAGCACCACATGGCACGGCTGGAGTGTAACGAACGGCTGGAGTTTTTGGGGGACGCGGTTCTGGAACTGGTGTCCAGTGAGTTTCTGTATAAAAACTATCCGGAACTCGCGGAAGGTGAACTGACGAAGCTGAGGGCCAGCCTGGTATGTGAACCTACGTTGGCGTATGATGCCCGGGAGCTGGATCTGGGAGTTTATCTGCTCCTGGGAAAAGGCGAAGAGGCCACGGGCGGAAGGCAGAGGGATTCGGTTATATCCGACGCGATGGAAGCGGTCATCGGCGCTATTTTCATGGACGGAGGCTTTGAAGAGGCCAAAAAGTTTATACTGCGGTATATTCTCGATGATGTGGAGCATAAGCAGCTGTTCCATGACAGCAAGACGCTTCTCCAGGAACTGATACACAGGGACTCGGAGGAAGAAATCCGTTATGAGATCCTGGAAGAAATCGGGCCGGATCACGATAAAAGCTTCCGGGCACAGGTGTGCGTGGGGGATAGGCCCCTGGGCGAGGGAACCGGACGGACGAAAAAATCGGCAGAGCAGAAAGCGGCATACCATGCGATCTGTCAGATAAAGAACAAGTAG
- the smc gene encoding chromosome segregation protein SMC yields the protein MYLKSIEMQGFKSFANKILLEFHDGITGIVGPNGSGKSNVGDAVRWVLGEQSAKQLRGGNMQDVIFSGTETRKPLGFASVAITLDNSDHQLNIDFEEVTVTRRLYRSGESEYLLNGRNCRLKDINELFYDTGIGKEGYSIIGQGQIDKILNGKPEERRELFDEAAGIVKFKRRKAATLKKLDEEQQNLVRVTDILSELTRQLSPLEKQAEKARIYLKKKEELKALDINLFLVESERIEEQLQETGRKKEAAEEELRGTAEAFERTKQEYEEIERQMEALDATILAAREEASRNALQKQQLEGQIDVLKEQIHAAEQNSEHYQNRIAAVTEDMERREGVKQGYEKEKIQLKLELQEAEERKEAAEAAVQALQSQIGDKTQAAEQGKNEIIELLNRRSSIKGKIQRYDTMLEQIGIRKSELSQKMLHLKSDEAQQMGDLARYQEEYEAVSREAEEKKQQMDRNQHQISALQRKIEEENRQMEIGQTAYHREESRLESLKNITERYEGYGNSIKKVMEQKEQNPGIHGVVADLIKTQKKYETAIETALGGSLQNIVTDNENTAKYLIEYLKRGRFGRATFLPLTSMSREAPAAEVVAEEGVIGSAGDLVECDRIYRGLVGKLLGRTLVVDTIDHAIRIGRKYHQRLRMVTLEGELLSPGGSMTGGSFRNNSNLLGRRREIEELESSVRSLKKDMTAMQAAIEEDRSRRNKLRGQQNELSEILQSLYLKQNTARMNLEAIREKTENLRMDYQSLQGEGREIEKQIGEIHQNRQEIRREMDHSREQESSLEQMISDVTAELEALHSQEQEAAASQDRERLAYANLQQKCEFLEMNIRSVRDELERLKNEKETVSQSLLEESGAVGKKEADILEIQKTIEAAGRTMEAAEVDMNGYLRQKEEMGRSHKAFFQKRDELSEHRNRMDKECFRLNAQLEKLEETKEAAVAYLWDEYQITPDQTECYASEERPERAGLKKQISGLKDEIKGLGDVNVNAIEDFKGLQERHTFLSTQHRDLVKAAETLQGIIDELDQGMRRQFAEKFEEIRTEFDKAFKQLFGGGRGTLELMEDEDILEAGIKIISQPPGKKLQNMMQLSGGEKALTAIALLFAIQNLKPSPFCLLDEIEAALDDSNVGRFAKYLHKLTKNTQFIIITHRRGTMTAADRLYGITMQEKGVSTLVSVNLIEGELDK from the coding sequence ATGTATTTAAAGAGCATTGAGATGCAGGGATTCAAGTCCTTTGCCAATAAGATTCTATTGGAATTTCATGACGGGATCACCGGGATCGTAGGGCCCAACGGCAGCGGTAAGAGCAATGTTGGCGACGCCGTCCGGTGGGTGCTGGGCGAACAGAGCGCGAAGCAGCTCAGGGGCGGCAATATGCAGGACGTCATATTTTCAGGAACTGAGACCCGGAAGCCTCTGGGCTTTGCTTCTGTAGCGATTACACTGGACAATTCTGACCATCAGCTGAACATTGATTTTGAAGAGGTGACTGTAACCAGGCGGCTTTATCGGTCAGGAGAGAGCGAATACCTTCTGAACGGCAGGAACTGCAGGCTGAAAGATATCAATGAGCTCTTTTATGATACGGGAATAGGCAAAGAAGGCTATTCCATCATCGGCCAGGGACAGATTGATAAGATCCTGAACGGCAAGCCTGAAGAGCGGAGAGAGCTTTTTGACGAGGCAGCCGGGATCGTGAAGTTCAAGCGGAGAAAAGCGGCTACCCTGAAGAAGCTGGACGAAGAGCAGCAAAACCTGGTCCGTGTGACGGACATTCTGTCAGAGCTGACGAGACAGCTGAGCCCGCTGGAAAAGCAGGCGGAGAAGGCAAGAATTTATCTGAAGAAGAAGGAAGAGCTGAAGGCGTTGGACATCAATCTTTTTCTGGTGGAATCGGAACGAATTGAGGAACAGCTTCAGGAGACAGGCAGGAAAAAAGAAGCGGCGGAAGAAGAGCTTCGCGGGACGGCGGAGGCCTTTGAACGCACCAAGCAGGAATACGAGGAAATCGAGCGGCAGATGGAGGCGCTGGACGCTACCATTCTGGCCGCCCGGGAAGAAGCTTCCCGGAACGCGCTGCAGAAGCAGCAGCTGGAAGGCCAGATTGATGTGCTGAAGGAGCAGATTCACGCTGCTGAGCAGAACAGCGAGCATTATCAGAACCGCATCGCTGCGGTCACAGAGGATATGGAGCGGCGGGAAGGCGTAAAGCAGGGCTACGAGAAGGAAAAAATTCAGCTGAAGCTGGAGCTTCAGGAAGCAGAAGAGCGGAAGGAAGCGGCCGAGGCAGCCGTCCAGGCACTGCAGTCGCAGATCGGGGATAAGACCCAGGCGGCAGAACAGGGAAAAAATGAGATCATAGAACTGCTGAACCGCCGTTCTTCCATTAAAGGGAAGATCCAGAGATACGATACCATGCTGGAGCAGATCGGCATCCGGAAGTCTGAGCTGTCACAGAAAATGCTGCATCTGAAAAGCGATGAAGCCCAACAGATGGGGGATTTGGCCAGATATCAGGAGGAATACGAAGCGGTCAGCAGGGAAGCCGAAGAAAAAAAACAGCAGATGGACAGGAACCAGCACCAGATCTCTGCCCTGCAGCGGAAGATTGAGGAAGAAAACCGGCAGATGGAAATCGGGCAAACCGCGTATCACAGAGAGGAATCCCGGCTGGAATCTCTGAAGAATATCACCGAACGATATGAGGGCTACGGAAATAGCATCAAGAAGGTCATGGAGCAGAAGGAGCAGAATCCGGGAATCCATGGCGTGGTGGCAGACCTGATTAAGACACAGAAGAAATATGAAACAGCCATTGAGACAGCACTTGGCGGCAGCCTGCAGAATATTGTCACAGATAATGAAAATACGGCAAAATATCTGATTGAATACCTGAAGCGCGGAAGATTCGGCCGTGCGACCTTTCTGCCGCTGACCAGCATGAGCCGGGAAGCACCGGCTGCGGAAGTAGTTGCGGAGGAAGGGGTTATCGGTTCGGCAGGGGACCTGGTGGAGTGCGACCGCATTTACCGGGGCTTGGTTGGGAAACTGTTGGGGCGCACGCTGGTGGTGGATACGATCGACCACGCGATCCGCATTGGACGGAAGTACCATCAGAGACTGCGGATGGTCACGCTGGAAGGAGAGCTGCTGAGCCCCGGAGGTTCCATGACCGGCGGCTCTTTCAGGAATAACAGCAATCTTTTGGGCCGCCGGAGGGAGATTGAGGAGCTGGAGAGCAGTGTACGTTCCCTGAAAAAGGACATGACAGCCATGCAGGCCGCCATTGAGGAAGACCGGAGCCGCCGGAACAAACTTCGCGGCCAGCAGAATGAGCTGTCAGAGATCTTACAGAGCCTGTATCTGAAACAGAATACAGCCAGAATGAATCTGGAAGCCATCCGGGAAAAAACAGAAAACCTGCGGATGGACTATCAGAGCCTGCAGGGCGAAGGGCGTGAGATTGAAAAACAGATCGGGGAGATTCATCAAAACAGGCAGGAAATCCGCAGGGAAATGGATCATTCCAGAGAACAGGAATCCAGTCTGGAACAGATGATTTCTGACGTTACGGCAGAGCTGGAGGCCCTTCACAGCCAGGAGCAGGAGGCGGCCGCGTCCCAGGACAGGGAACGGCTTGCCTATGCGAATTTGCAGCAGAAATGCGAGTTCCTGGAGATGAATATACGTTCTGTCAGAGACGAGCTGGAGAGGCTGAAAAACGAGAAGGAAACTGTCAGTCAAAGCCTGTTGGAAGAGAGCGGAGCTGTGGGCAAAAAAGAGGCAGATATCCTTGAGATTCAGAAAACCATAGAAGCAGCCGGCAGGACCATGGAGGCGGCCGAAGTGGACATGAACGGTTATCTGCGGCAGAAGGAAGAGATGGGCAGGAGCCATAAGGCATTCTTCCAGAAAAGAGACGAGCTGTCTGAACACAGGAACCGGATGGACAAAGAGTGCTTCCGACTGAACGCCCAATTGGAGAAGCTGGAAGAGACAAAGGAGGCCGCTGTCGCCTACCTGTGGGATGAATACCAGATCACGCCCGATCAGACAGAGTGCTATGCCAGTGAAGAACGTCCGGAGAGGGCCGGGCTGAAAAAGCAGATTTCAGGCCTGAAGGATGAGATCAAAGGGCTTGGAGACGTAAATGTCAATGCCATAGAAGATTTTAAGGGGCTGCAGGAACGTCATACCTTCCTGTCTACCCAGCACAGGGACCTGGTGAAGGCGGCAGAAACTCTGCAAGGGATCATCGACGAACTGGACCAGGGAATGCGCCGGCAATTTGCGGAAAAATTTGAAGAAATCCGCACAGAATTTGACAAGGCCTTTAAGCAGCTGTTCGGCGGCGGACGGGGCACGCTGGAGCTGATGGAGGATGAAGACATCCTGGAAGCAGGAATTAAGATCATATCCCAGCCGCCCGGCAAAAAGCTTCAGAACATGATGCAGCTCTCCGGCGGTGAAAAAGCGCTGACAGCCATCGCGCTGCTGTTTGCCATACAGAACCTGAAGCCGTCGCCCTTCTGCCTGCTGGATGAGATTGAAGCGGCGCTGGATGATTCGAATGTAGGGCGCTTCGCAAAGTATCTGCACAAGTTGACAAAGAATACGCAATTTATTATTATTACACATAGAAGAGGAACCATGACCGCGGCGGACCGCCTGTATGGCATCACGATGCAGGAAAAAGGCGTTTCCACTCTGGTTTCGGTGAATCTGATTGAGGGTGAACTGGACAAATAG
- the ftsY gene encoding signal recognition particle-docking protein FtsY: protein MAEEKVGFFKRLVNGLSKTRASIVSGIDSIFRGFSSIDDDFYEEIEEILVMGDIGINTTTAIISNLKMEVADRHIKEPSECKQLLIDSIKKQMAVGDTAYEFENRKSVVLVIGVNGVGKTTSVGKLAGKLKDQGKKVILAAADTFRAAAGEQLAQWANRAGVEIIGGQSGADPASVVYDAVAAAKARNADVLLCDTAGRLHNKKNLMEELRKIYRILEKEYPEAYLETLVVLDGTTGQNALAQARQFNEVANVTGIILTKLDGTAKGGIAVAIQSELDIPVKYIGVGESIDDLQKFDSDQFVNALFDVSPDHE, encoded by the coding sequence TTGGCGGAGGAGAAAGTTGGCTTTTTTAAAAGATTGGTAAATGGACTATCCAAGACCAGAGCGAGCATTGTATCCGGAATTGACTCTATTTTCAGAGGCTTTTCCAGCATCGATGACGATTTTTACGAAGAGATTGAAGAAATCCTTGTGATGGGAGATATCGGGATTAATACCACAACGGCGATCATCTCGAACCTGAAGATGGAAGTGGCGGACCGCCATATCAAGGAACCGTCAGAGTGCAAACAGTTGCTGATTGACAGCATCAAGAAGCAGATGGCCGTAGGGGACACCGCCTATGAATTTGAGAACAGAAAATCAGTGGTGCTGGTGATCGGCGTGAATGGCGTGGGCAAGACAACCTCCGTCGGTAAGCTGGCAGGTAAGCTGAAGGACCAGGGGAAAAAAGTGATCCTGGCGGCGGCGGACACGTTCCGCGCCGCGGCCGGAGAACAACTGGCCCAATGGGCCAACCGGGCGGGCGTTGAGATCATCGGCGGCCAGTCCGGGGCGGATCCGGCGTCTGTGGTCTACGATGCGGTAGCCGCCGCCAAGGCCAGGAATGCCGACGTGCTTCTGTGCGATACGGCCGGACGCCTGCACAATAAAAAGAATCTTATGGAAGAGCTGAGAAAGATCTACCGGATTCTGGAAAAAGAATATCCGGAAGCATATCTGGAAACTTTGGTGGTTCTGGACGGAACCACGGGGCAGAACGCTCTGGCCCAGGCCCGGCAGTTTAACGAGGTAGCCAATGTGACAGGAATCATCCTGACCAAGCTGGACGGGACTGCAAAGGGCGGCATTGCCGTAGCTATCCAGTCTGAGCTGGACATTCCGGTAAAATATATCGGGGTGGGCGAGTCTATCGACGATTTACAGAAATTTGATTCAGACCAATTTGTCAATGCACTTTTTGACGTTTCTCCGGATCATGAATAG
- the ilvA gene encoding threonine ammonia-lyase — MLTLDKFEEASEAVKKVTQETKLIYSDYFSEQTGNKVYLKPENMQFTGAYKLRGAYYKISTLSEEERSRGLITASAGNHAQGVAYAAKCFGAKSVIVMPTTTPLIKVERTKNYGAEVVLYGDVYDEACEYALKLADEKGYTFIHPFDDLTVATGQGTIAMEIFQELPLVDYILVPVGGGGLATGVSTLAKLLNPKIKVIGVEPAGANCMQVSMEKGEVTTLPEVNTIADGTAVKRPGEKTFPYLQENLDGIITVEDSELIVAFLDMVENHKMIVENSGLLTVAALKHMDVKGKKIVSILSGGNMDVIIMSSVVQNGLIARDRIFTISVLLPDKPGELVRVSSVIAEQKGNVVKLEHNQFYSTNRNAAVELRITMEAFGTEHKKQIIKALEEAGYRPKQVRANL; from the coding sequence ATGCTGACATTAGATAAATTTGAAGAAGCCTCAGAAGCTGTGAAAAAAGTAACCCAGGAGACGAAACTGATCTACAGTGATTATTTCAGTGAGCAGACGGGAAACAAGGTATATCTGAAGCCAGAGAACATGCAGTTTACCGGGGCCTATAAGCTGAGGGGAGCTTATTACAAGATCAGCACGCTCAGCGAGGAGGAGCGGTCCAGGGGACTGATCACCGCATCCGCCGGCAATCACGCCCAGGGAGTGGCCTATGCGGCAAAATGCTTTGGAGCGAAATCAGTGATCGTAATGCCGACCACCACCCCTTTGATCAAGGTGGAAAGGACTAAAAATTACGGGGCGGAGGTTGTCCTGTACGGCGATGTATATGACGAGGCCTGTGAATATGCGCTGAAGCTGGCTGATGAAAAGGGCTATACCTTTATCCACCCCTTCGATGACCTGACGGTAGCCACGGGGCAGGGTACGATCGCCATGGAAATCTTCCAGGAGCTGCCGCTGGTGGACTACATTCTGGTTCCTGTAGGCGGCGGCGGCCTGGCCACAGGCGTCTCCACCCTGGCCAAGCTTCTGAATCCCAAGATCAAGGTGATCGGAGTGGAGCCTGCGGGAGCCAACTGTATGCAGGTATCCATGGAAAAAGGCGAAGTGACCACTCTCCCGGAGGTTAATACCATTGCCGATGGCACCGCCGTCAAACGTCCCGGCGAGAAGACGTTCCCTTATCTCCAGGAGAATCTGGACGGCATCATTACCGTGGAAGACAGCGAACTGATCGTGGCATTCCTGGATATGGTGGAGAATCACAAGATGATCGTGGAGAACTCCGGGCTTCTGACGGTAGCTGCCCTGAAGCATATGGATGTGAAGGGGAAAAAGATTGTCTCCATCTTAAGCGGCGGCAACATGGACGTCATCATCATGTCTTCCGTGGTGCAGAACGGCCTGATAGCCAGAGACAGGATATTTACGATATCCGTACTGCTTCCCGACAAGCCGGGTGAGCTGGTGAGAGTATCCTCCGTCATTGCAGAGCAGAAAGGCAATGTGGTAAAGCTGGAGCATAACCAGTTCTACAGCACAAACCGGAATGCGGCTGTAGAGCTGCGGATCACAATGGAAGCATTTGGAACAGAGCACAAGAAACAGATCATAAAAGCCCTGGAAGAAGCAGGATACCGGCCCAAACAGGTGCGTGCGAACCTGTAA
- a CDS encoding DUF362 domain-containing protein, giving the protein MERAKVYFTDFRTGTGTNIQKKLERLMLKAGIETIDFDRKYAAIKIHFGEPGNLAYLRPNYARTVVDVVKSMGGNPYLTDCNTLYVGGRKNALDHLDSAYVNGFSPFSTGCHILIGDGLKGTDDIEVPVEGGEYVKSAKIGRAIMDADVFISLTHFKGHEGTGFGGTLKNIGMGCGSRAGKMEMHSAGKPHVSQKRCIGCKLCTKVCAHDAITVEDKKASIDHSKCVGCGRCIGVCHQDAILPASDESLDILNRKIAEYSKAVLDGRPCFHISIVADVSPYCDCHPENDAAIVPDVGMFASFDPVALDKACADAVNAQPAIQNSVLGEADHEGHDHFSAVFPVTNWKVCLGHAEKLGLGTMEYELVTVK; this is encoded by the coding sequence ATGGAACGAGCTAAAGTTTATTTTACAGATTTCAGAACGGGCACCGGAACCAACATACAGAAAAAATTGGAGCGCCTGATGCTGAAGGCAGGAATAGAAACCATTGATTTTGACAGGAAGTATGCGGCGATAAAGATACATTTCGGAGAGCCGGGCAATCTGGCTTACCTGCGTCCGAACTATGCCAGGACAGTTGTGGATGTGGTAAAATCCATGGGAGGGAACCCCTATCTGACAGACTGCAATACGCTGTACGTGGGCGGAAGAAAGAATGCGCTGGATCACCTGGACAGCGCTTATGTTAATGGTTTTTCGCCTTTCTCCACAGGCTGTCATATCCTGATCGGCGACGGCCTGAAGGGTACCGATGATATTGAAGTCCCTGTGGAGGGCGGCGAATATGTGAAGAGCGCGAAAATCGGGCGGGCCATCATGGACGCGGACGTGTTTATCAGCCTGACGCATTTCAAGGGCCACGAAGGTACAGGATTCGGCGGGACACTGAAGAATATTGGAATGGGGTGCGGCTCCAGGGCTGGAAAGATGGAGATGCACAGCGCCGGAAAGCCCCATGTAAGCCAGAAACGGTGTATTGGCTGTAAACTGTGCACAAAGGTATGCGCCCATGATGCCATTACCGTTGAGGATAAAAAAGCGTCCATTGATCACAGCAAATGCGTGGGCTGCGGGAGATGTATCGGAGTCTGTCATCAGGACGCCATTCTTCCGGCTTCCGATGAGTCTCTGGATATCCTGAACAGGAAGATTGCGGAGTATTCCAAAGCGGTATTGGACGGCCGTCCCTGCTTCCACATCAGTATTGTTGCGGACGTGTCTCCCTACTGTGACTGTCATCCGGAGAATGACGCGGCCATTGTGCCGGACGTGGGCATGTTTGCTTCTTTTGATCCTGTAGCGCTGGATAAAGCCTGCGCAGACGCTGTGAACGCCCAGCCGGCAATTCAGAACAGTGTGCTGGGAGAGGCAGATCATGAGGGACACGATCATTTCAGCGCCGTATTTCCAGTTACTAACTGGAAGGTTTGCCTGGGACACGCAGAAAAGCTGGGGTTAGGCACTATGGAATATGAACTGGTAACAGTAAAATAG